DNA from Chryseomicrobium sp. FSL W7-1435:
AGTTGGTGCGAAACGATTCTTCGAGCTCTCGTACAAAGTACAGCCCGATAATCTGCATCGCGATCATAATAAGTAAAATGTAAATCAACACGATTTTTACGTGTATTGATTTTAGAAAGCCAACTCTATGCATTGCTCCTACTCCTGTTCAGGACTGCGCAGGTAATACCCCACTCCACGGCGTGTGACAATCCAGTTCGGATGACTTGGGTTGTCTTCAATCTTTTCACGCAGGCGACGAATCGTCACGTCTACTGTGCGGACGTCACCGAAGTAATCATAACCCCATACCGTTTGCAGCAAATGTTCACGTGTCATCACTTGACCCGTATGTTTAGCCAAGTAGTGCAGCAGTTCAAATTCACGATGTGTTAGCTCAATAGCGGTGTCGCGCTTCATGACCATATAGGCATCTGGCTGAATCGTTAGTGGCCCAATATGAATGTCGTTCGAGCTGGCTTCCATATCTTCCGCTGGAACAACTTGCGAACGGCGCATGTTGGCTTTAACACGTGCAATCAGTTCTCGTGTTGAGAAAGGCTTGGTGACGTAATCGTCTGCCCCTAACTCAAGGCCGAGCACTTTATCGATTTCCGAGTCTTTAGCAGTTAGCATAATAATCGGGAACTCGTATTTTTTACGCACTTCTCGGCAGACTTCCATACCATCACGCCCAGGTAACATAATATCGAGTAGCATTAAGTCTGGTTGAAAAGCTTCTACTTTTTCAAGCGCTTCGTCGCCATCATAGGCGCACTCCACTTGGTAGCCCTCTTTTTTCAAATTAAACTGCAGAATATCCGCAATCGGTTTTTCGTCGTCAACGACTAGTATCTTCTTATTCATTTCGTTTCTCCTCCATGCTTCGTTCAGACTTGCCCAATTTATCTCATGTTGTATTACCCTTAACAATACCACGCCAGCCTTATTTTCGCATTTTATTTCCCATTCCTGTCGAAAAACGTCGTAATATTTCCCGGGAAATAATTCGAAGATGTGGAAGGCGTTCGCCCAGAAATGCTTCGGGAATCAAGCGTGCACATAGAGGCGTTCTTTGCCTCTGTGGGTGCGATTGATTTTCGAATGTATTTCTAACGCCTGCAACTCGATTGCGTGAAGATGTGGAAGGCGTTCGCCCAGAAATGCTTCGGGAATCAAGCGTGCACATAGAGGCGTTCTTTGCCTCTGTGGGTGCGATTGAGCGATCGTTCTACAACAAGTAAACCGATTTCTAGGACAAGTAAGATGATTTCTACAACAAGTAGCGCCTTTTCTAGAACAAGTAAACTGATTTGTAGATCCGAAGTCGTTTTATGGAAACCAATCCAACCCCCACAAAACCTTATTTCCCAAGTTCTTTCTAGAAAGAGCTCTTAATACAAAAACCGCCCAACTCGGGGCGGTTTTCTCTACACTATTATTTCAATACAGACATCGGGTTGATGTGAGTACCGTTTTGAATCACTTCGAAATGAAGATGCGTACCCGTTGAACGGCCTGTATTTCCCATCACACCAATGTTCGTACCTTGTGGGACAGTTTGTCCTACAGACACATTGATAGACGCTAAGTGGCCATACACAGTGCGGTAGCCGTTATTGTGATCAATGATGACACGATTTCCAAGGCCACCCTCCACTCCAGCAGCTACGACAACACCATTGTCAGATGCGAGAATAGCATAACCACTTGGACGGGCAATATCGATTCCTTGGTGCATGCGTCCCCAGCGATGACCCATGTGACTGGAAATGTAGCCTCCTTGAGCAGGCCAAGCAAATGAGCCACTACCACGAGATGGCATTACTTTCGTTCCTTTTAACGTTACTTCATGCTGCACTTGTTTCGTGATTTCTTCCTCAATCATTTCTTTCGACGTCTGGACGCCATTTTCTTTTGTGATGACATAGGTAGCCAGGCGCTCACCGTTTGCGCCTTCTGTCTTCATTTTTGTATCGCCTTTATAGAGCGTATCGGTTTCTTCGACGATTTTATCGAATGCAATTTTCTCTTTGGCTTTCTTTTCATACTGCGCTTCGAAATGAAGAGCCGGCTCTAACACAGTCACCTTTAATTCTTGACCGATTTTCAAAGTGCCGCCTTCTTGTAAACCTTCATTCAATGCCAGCAATTGTTTTGTTGATAGATTATGAGCGCTCGCAATCGATGAAATGACATCGCCTTGTTGGACTGTATAGGTCTCTTGCTTTTCTACACCCGTCAACAAGCGTTCAACTGCATCATCTACTGCTACAACTTCTTCCGGTTTGACAGTCATCGTCGCTCCGAACACATCTTGTTTTACCAGCAAATCTACAATTCGAGTTTCACCCGGTTTTAATTCGGGTAATGTATCAGTAGTAGTTTTTCTAGCTTCCAAAAAGTTGAGCTCTTTTTCCGAAACGTAGTTCAACTTCACTTTTTGAAGAACTTCATTGTAAGCATCTAAATCTTTAACGTAGGCTGCCACCTCGTTATCGATTGAAATGGCGAATGCATTAGCATTCACTTCAATGAGGTCCTCTACTTGTTGCAAAGTAGTGGCGTTATCGGTAGCAGGTGTGAACACTTTCTCTTCAACCACCGAGAAATTGTTGCCAGCTGTTAACGATAGATCTTTAAACTGTGATTTGGAAGCTTCAATTTTTTCTTCCATTAATTCATTGATTTCATTTTTGTCAGAGAGTGCACCAATGTATTGATCCTCTGTATATATATGATAAATTGTTGTCAACTCACTGTCCGCTGTTTCATCAGCGAAGGCAAGATTGACGGACAATCCAGAAAGCAAAATGACGGTTATTGCTGCTTTCTTTACCACATTGGTTTTCTTCCGCGAAAGTCCTTCTGTCGCTAGAACAGGGGTTTCTTCCTTCGATTTATTCCAAAACATGATAAAGCTCCTTCCATTTGTAAAGACACTTCGGCATTTTTCATGCCCTTCTAATTTACCATATTCATTTGTGTTAAGTGACCGAATAGACCTGTTTGTAATCAAAACGTGAAATAGATTCCAGTTCCTACAATTATTTAGGAGTATTTGGTTTTATGCTATGAAATTACGACTATTTTATATTTCAATTATTTCAGTACTTATCTGAATTGCGCGAATTTATACATAAAAAGACAAAAAAATCCTCTTTCCCATTAGTAGAGAAAGAGGATTTCTTACTGATTAACGCCAAACACTTGAAACGATGTTCGTTTGTGTACGATCGGGTCCTACTGAGAAGATTGAGATTTGTACGCCAGTCAACTGCGCGATGCGCTCTAAGTAATGACGGGCATTGTCAGGAAGCTCATCAAGCGATTTGCAGCTCGTGACATCTTCTGACCAACCTGGCATTTCTTCATAAACGGGCTCACATTCTGCCAACATGCGAAGATTCGCTGGGTATTCTGTGATCAATTCTCCGTTGTGACGATAAGCTGTACAGATTTTCACTGTCTCTAGACCGCTCAATACATCAATGGAATTCACAGTTAGATCTGTTAGCCCACTTACGCGACGCGCATGACGAACGACTACTGAATCAAACCAACCAATACGACGTGGACGCCCTGTTGTTGTTCCATATTCTTTCCCGACTTCACGGATCTGGCTTCCCACTTCATCAAACAATTCTGTTGGGAATGGGCCGTCTCCTACACGTGACGTGTATGCTTTACATACCCCAACGACGTGAGAAATCTTAGTCGGTCCGACACCGGCACCGATTGTGACGCCACCTGCTACTGGGTTAGAAGAGGTTACGAATGGATACGTTCCTTGATCGATATCTAACATAACGCCTTGTGCGCCTTCAAATAATACGCGACGTCCTTCATCTAGTGCATCGTTCAATACTTTCGATGTGTCTGTTACATACTTCTCGATTTCTTGTCCATATGCAAAGTATTCTTCTAGAATGTCTTCTAATTTGAAGCCTTCTGTTTCGTAGAACTTTTCAAACATGCGGTTTTTCTCTTTTAAGTTCAGGTCTAGTTTCTCTTTGAATGTCTCGTAGTCTAAAAGGTCAGCCATACGGATTCCTACACGAGCTGCTTTGTCCATGTATGCGGGGCCAATCCCTTTTCCTGTCGTGCCGATTTTATTCGCGCCGCGACGGGTCTCTTCCACTTCGTCTTGCTTCAAGTGGTACGGTAAGATGACGTGTGCACGGTTGGAGATGCGCAAGTTGTCTGTGCTGACACCACGCTCGTGCAATCCTTTTAATTCTTTCACTAATGCTTTTGGATCTACAACCATACCATTACCGATGACTGAGATTTTATCTTTATAAAAG
Protein-coding regions in this window:
- a CDS encoding adenylosuccinate synthase, whose protein sequence is MPSVVVVGTQWGDEGKGKITDFLSEHSEVIARYQGGNNAGHTIIFGGETYKLHLIPSGIFYKDKISVIGNGMVVDPKALVKELKGLHERGVSTDNLRISNRAHVILPYHLKQDEVEETRRGANKIGTTGKGIGPAYMDKAARVGIRMADLLDYETFKEKLDLNLKEKNRMFEKFYETEGFKLEDILEEYFAYGQEIEKYVTDTSKVLNDALDEGRRVLFEGAQGVMLDIDQGTYPFVTSSNPVAGGVTIGAGVGPTKISHVVGVCKAYTSRVGDGPFPTELFDEVGSQIREVGKEYGTTTGRPRRIGWFDSVVVRHARRVSGLTDLTVNSIDVLSGLETVKICTAYRHNGELITEYPANLRMLAECEPVYEEMPGWSEDVTSCKSLDELPDNARHYLERIAQLTGVQISIFSVGPDRTQTNIVSSVWR
- the yycF gene encoding response regulator YycF, translated to MNKKILVVDDEKPIADILQFNLKKEGYQVECAYDGDEALEKVEAFQPDLMLLDIMLPGRDGMEVCREVRKKYEFPIIMLTAKDSEIDKVLGLELGADDYVTKPFSTRELIARVKANMRRSQVVPAEDMEASSNDIHIGPLTIQPDAYMVMKRDTAIELTHREFELLHYLAKHTGQVMTREHLLQTVWGYDYFGDVRTVDVTIRRLREKIEDNPSHPNWIVTRRGVGYYLRSPEQE
- a CDS encoding M23 family metallopeptidase, which gives rise to MFWNKSKEETPVLATEGLSRKKTNVVKKAAITVILLSGLSVNLAFADETADSELTTIYHIYTEDQYIGALSDKNEINELMEEKIEASKSQFKDLSLTAGNNFSVVEEKVFTPATDNATTLQQVEDLIEVNANAFAISIDNEVAAYVKDLDAYNEVLQKVKLNYVSEKELNFLEARKTTTDTLPELKPGETRIVDLLVKQDVFGATMTVKPEEVVAVDDAVERLLTGVEKQETYTVQQGDVISSIASAHNLSTKQLLALNEGLQEGGTLKIGQELKVTVLEPALHFEAQYEKKAKEKIAFDKIVEETDTLYKGDTKMKTEGANGERLATYVITKENGVQTSKEMIEEEITKQVQHEVTLKGTKVMPSRGSGSFAWPAQGGYISSHMGHRWGRMHQGIDIARPSGYAILASDNGVVVAAGVEGGLGNRVIIDHNNGYRTVYGHLASINVSVGQTVPQGTNIGVMGNTGRSTGTHLHFEVIQNGTHINPMSVLK